The Chryseobacterium phocaeense genome includes the window AGAAAGGAAAACGGTATACTCTCCTTTTCCTACTTTTGAATCCAGATAGTTGAAAAACTGGGCAAGATCCTGGTCCAGTCTTAAATACACATCTTCCACTTCAATGGAATTCGGACCGAATTTATGGCCTGCGTAATCTGTAGAAGCCAGGTTGATCGCTAAAAAGTCTGTGATCTCATCACCCCCTAACTTTTCTCCTTCCACAGAGGCTTCAGCCAGTTTCAATGTCAGTGTATTTCCAAACGGGGTATATCTGATATTATCTTTTTTAGCCTGATAATCCTGTGCTAAATTGCTGTAAGGAAAAACAGGTGTTTTTGCACTTCCCAGCAGTCCTTCCCATGAAGAATTGTCCGGTGAACTTTCTGTATACTGATTGATCGGGAGTAAGGTATTCCAGCCGTTTGCGACTAACTTTTCCGGCAGATTCTGTGCGTTGAAAGATTTCAGCCATTGTGGAAGATCGTTCATATACCATGAGCTTGTGATGAAATTTCCAGAACTGTCATCAAACCAGAAAGCTCCATTGGGTGTATGTCCTGCAGGCAGGATGGATGCACGGTCTTTCAGTGAAACACCAATTACTTTTCCCTGGAAATTAGTTGCCAGTCTCAATTCGTCTGTTACGGTGGTAGACCAAAGGTTTTTAGGAGAATGACTTCCTATTTTCGCATTGGTGGTTCCTACCGGCTGAACGCTTTCATCCGTGGTACAATATACATTTTTCCCGGTTTCCTTATCATTCCAGTCATTTCCGGCAATACCATGGATGGCAGGTACAGAACCCGTATAGATGCAGGTATGTCCAAGAGCGGTAATGGTAGGGACGTAGTTGATATGAACGTTATTTAAAGAATATCCTGTATTCAGCAGTCTTTTGAAACCGTCATTCCCATACTTTCCATAAAATCGGTACAGATAGTCCCACCTCATTTGATCTACTACTAGTCCTACGACTAATTTCGGTCTTTCTATTTGAGAATTTCTGTTCTTCTGAGCATTGATTGTCATTACGGACAAAAGGGCCGCCGCCGCAATTGAAATTTTCCTAAGCATCTGGTAAATTTTTGTTGACGACAAATTTACGGGTTTTGAAAGTTTTGGAGTGTGAAATTTTATTTAAATTTGATAACTATTCACTAAACTTATGAGTATAGCTATGATTCCAGATATTTCAAGTTTTCCGAAGCTGGCACATACATCAATAATACACCTTAAACAAAAGCTCAATTATCCATCATGATCAAATTCAAATACGTCATCCTCTATATTGAAGATGTTGAACAATCAATGAACTTTTACCATAATACATTCGATATGCCAATCAAGTTTATTACTCCTGATAAGGATTACGGAGAACTGATTACCGGTGAGACCACTATTTCCTTTGCTTCTTTAAGCCTGGCCGGTTCGAATTTAAAGGAGGGATTTCTTTATTCTAAATCAATGGAAAAACCTTTTGGGATTGAACTTGGATTCACAACGGATGACGTAGAAAGCCTTTTGGAAAAAGCTCTTGAAAACGGAGCGACTTTATATGAAGAGGTTGCTGTAAAGCCCTGGGGCCAAAAAGTAGCATATATCAAAGATCCGGATAATTATCTGGTAGAAATCTGCACAGAAATTCAGTAAGTTAAAAATCATATTCACATTTTTCATGGAGATAAAAAAGCTAGAAAAATTAACGGCCAATCCTACATCAGACTGGGGACTTAACGGGTATGAGACGGACAAAATACTATCTGTTTCTTTCGTTGAATATGCCGGATCTTTTGAGTTTGTATTAAAAGAAAAGCAGATCAGCTATACCAAAGTGTGGAATACAGATGCTGATGATATTGATGAGCTTAATGAAATTATAGAGCATGGACATTCATTCGGGGTTTTTGAAAATGAAGAGCTTATGGGCTGGATCATCTGTGAGCACAGGACCTGGAACAACAGTTTTTATATAGAGAATATCCTGGTGAGTGAAAAAATGAGAAGAAAAGGTGCCGGAGCCCTGCTGATTAAAAATGCGGTACGAGAAGCCAGGCAACTGAACTGCAGGATTCTTGAACTTGAAACACAGAACACTAATTTTCCTGCGATACAGTTTTACAGAAGATTGGGTTTCAGTATCACAGGACTGAATACAAGATTATATGAGAATGCTGAAGAAACAGCCGTTTTTATGACCCTGGATTTATAGATGAAGCATCTCGACCCGGTTTAGAAAATAATTGACAAAAACTATAAAACTTATTGAAATTTTTATTTTGTACTAATTAGTACAATTATATACCTTTGTCTCAGAAATTAATCCCAATGGCAGGAAGACCTAAAATATTTGATGAATGTGAAGCGATAGAAAAAGCAACTGAAGTTTTCAGAAGCAAAGGCTATGATACAGCTTCTGCCGACGAATTGCTGGGAGCCATGGGAATCGGTAAAGGAAGTTTTTATCTGGCCTTTAAAGGAGGGAAGCAAGAGTTATATACGCGCTCAATCACTCAGTTTTCGGAACGTTTTTCTCAAAAAATTTCACAGAGTCTTGCGGAGGCTGATGATAAAATAGAATTCCTGAAAGCCTTTTTTCTCAATCTGGCATATGCCTCTGATTGTGACAAAGAACGGGGATGTTATCTGGGAAATGCTTTGGTTCAGCTTTCTGAAAAAGATCAGGAATTGAAAAAAGTAACGGCCCGGTTACTGAGAAACCTTCAAACTATTTTTGCAGCCACCATAAGGGAAGCACAGGAAAAAGGACAGATGAAAAGTACTGAAGATCCTGAAATTATGGGATGGCACCTGAGCAATCTTTGGAACGGTATTCACGTAACCAGAAGAATGGAAGCTTCTCCTGAAATCCTGAAAAGCATTATTGAAATGAATCTTAAAATACTGGATTAAAAATTTTTACACAATTTTGTACCAAATAGTACAAATTAAAATATTGATTAATTTAATACTAAAAAACATCATGAACATTACCAACAACATTATCCTGATTACCGGCGGAGGCTCAGGAATCGGATTAGAAATTGCAAAAGCATTGAATACTACAAACACCGTAATTATTGCAGGAAGGAACAAAGCTAAACTTGATGCGGCAGCACAGGGTCTGGACAATGTATTCACCATACAGGCTGACATCACCCAGGAAAAAGATGTAAATCGTCTGGTGGAAGAAATTAAAGTGAATTTCGGCGGACTGAATATCCTGATCAACAATGCCGGACACGCTTATGCCTATACCCTTTCTGATATATCGGATACCTACACCAAGGCAGCTGCCGAGTTTGAAACCAATTATTTCGCTCCTATCCGTCTGACAGAAAAATTACTGCCTTTATTAAAACAACAGGAAAATGCTGCTATTGTCAATGTTTCTTCTATTGTAGCCTTTGCTCCAGGTTCGCATGTTCCTACGTATTCGGATTCTAAGGCAGCCCTTCATTCTTACACTCAAATACTGAGACATGAGCTTGCTAAAAATACTGCTGTCAAAGTTTTTGAACTCATGCCTCCTCTTGTGAACACAGATTTCTCCGTTGAAATCGGAGGCAGGGAAAATGGTATTCCGCCTTCAGAGGTTTCAGAAAGCCTGATAAAAGGTCTGCTTGAAAACAGGTAT containing:
- the pafA gene encoding alkaline phosphatase PafA, whose protein sequence is MLRKISIAAAALLSVMTINAQKNRNSQIERPKLVVGLVVDQMRWDYLYRFYGKYGNDGFKRLLNTGYSLNNVHINYVPTITALGHTCIYTGSVPAIHGIAGNDWNDKETGKNVYCTTDESVQPVGTTNAKIGSHSPKNLWSTTVTDELRLATNFQGKVIGVSLKDRASILPAGHTPNGAFWFDDSSGNFITSSWYMNDLPQWLKSFNAQNLPEKLVANGWNTLLPINQYTESSPDNSSWEGLLGSAKTPVFPYSNLAQDYQAKKDNIRYTPFGNTLTLKLAEASVEGEKLGGDEITDFLAINLASTDYAGHKFGPNSIEVEDVYLRLDQDLAQFFNYLDSKVGKGEYTVFLSADHGGAHSVGFLKEHKITTGFFGEGMEKDINQKLKDKFGVDKLINAVDNYQIYFDRKLMQDNKIELDDLRDFTIRELQKDPTVLYAVSVDEVQEATIPEPIKERIINGINRQRSGDIQLISHDSMLPPYSKTGTTHSVWNSYDSHIPLIFMGWGIQKGESNKAYNMTDIAPTVSSLLKIQFPSGNVGNPITEVIGR
- a CDS encoding VOC family protein translates to MIKFKYVILYIEDVEQSMNFYHNTFDMPIKFITPDKDYGELITGETTISFASLSLAGSNLKEGFLYSKSMEKPFGIELGFTTDDVESLLEKALENGATLYEEVAVKPWGQKVAYIKDPDNYLVEICTEIQ
- a CDS encoding GNAT family N-acetyltransferase; translation: MEIKKLEKLTANPTSDWGLNGYETDKILSVSFVEYAGSFEFVLKEKQISYTKVWNTDADDIDELNEIIEHGHSFGVFENEELMGWIICEHRTWNNSFYIENILVSEKMRRKGAGALLIKNAVREARQLNCRILELETQNTNFPAIQFYRRLGFSITGLNTRLYENAEETAVFMTLDL
- a CDS encoding TetR/AcrR family transcriptional regulator, with product MAGRPKIFDECEAIEKATEVFRSKGYDTASADELLGAMGIGKGSFYLAFKGGKQELYTRSITQFSERFSQKISQSLAEADDKIEFLKAFFLNLAYASDCDKERGCYLGNALVQLSEKDQELKKVTARLLRNLQTIFAATIREAQEKGQMKSTEDPEIMGWHLSNLWNGIHVTRRMEASPEILKSIIEMNLKILD
- a CDS encoding SDR family oxidoreductase, which encodes MNITNNIILITGGGSGIGLEIAKALNTTNTVIIAGRNKAKLDAAAQGLDNVFTIQADITQEKDVNRLVEEIKVNFGGLNILINNAGHAYAYTLSDISDTYTKAAAEFETNYFAPIRLTEKLLPLLKQQENAAIVNVSSIVAFAPGSHVPTYSDSKAALHSYTQILRHELAKNTAVKVFELMPPLVNTDFSVEIGGRENGIPPSEVSESLIKGLLENRYEIRVGNTEVLYTNFFAHSEGAFSMMNA